The region CCCCTGGGACAtcagcagcagcttgagaaaaatgaagaaaagtaGATTTTTCTTACCTGCTAAGCGAActttagttatttttaacaGGCAAACTGGACTGGTTCATAGTTTCTAAGGTCAGAGAGTTAAAGCAAGAGTATAGTgagcaaaaaacacaaaatatgatcCAGAAAATCAGCTGTATGATGTCCTGTGGGGAACATAATAAAGACTTAGAAAAGCCCTGCTTTAAAAGAAATGtggcagcttgagaaaaatgagGAAATACTCTAATACTGCATATTTTAAACCTACTTTTGGCGGATTAATAGTTAGTATGCAAAAAATACCTCACTAGGTTCCACAGAACTTTGCGGCTAGGTGGGGCCAAAAAGAACCACTCACTGTTATACGTATCAACATGAGAcagcattaaaatatgaaatatgcataGGTCCTGACTTCAGAGAAGGAGGGCGGAGCCAAATACAAATAGTTCTTCTGCTGAGTGCCATCCTTGAgtgaagtataaaaaaaaattgtaaggCTGAATAAAGAGCCAGGGGGGGCTACTTGGTCTGCTCCAACAGTTCTACGGCGTTCTTTAAGTCCTCCACTACCTCGTCCACGTGCGTTTTGCAGGTCCTCCTGCCCACGCTCAGCCTCAGGGAATTAGCTGCCACTTCCGGACAGACGCCGCAGCTCAAAAGGATGTGTGAAGGCCTGAGGGATGATGCAAGGATGCCGTGAGAGTGGCTGGAGAGCAAGAGCGATAGAGTTAGGCTGGCGTGTACCTGTCTCCGCGGTCGGAGTGGCAGGCGGCGCCCACGCTCGCCTGCAGCTTCTTGCAGTGTGACAACACCCGCCAGCCTGATGCAGAGACACAGGAAACATTCTCAGTATTTCCTTCGTCTGTAGTGCACTGATACGTAACATAGCACGTCACCTTGTAACCCTGCACCCAGGATGGACACGTTACATGTGTTAGGAAGTTGCTCCGAGCCCACAAAATGGCTGTTGAAACGCAGCTTGTCTTTAAAAGTGGCCTGACCATGGCGgggaaaaaagtacaaatgaaGCGATCGGTGAGGTGATTAtgatctaaatcaggggtgggcaaactacggcccgggggccacatgcggcccaccaaacgtttgaatccggcccgccaattgctttttagtatttcaacttttaacataccagctggcaacatgactttcaagtcggatgtcttattcagtaaaaaaaaaaaaaatcgtagtttgatgtatctgatgtttaaagtgctcctgaaaaaaggagaaatgaaaacatatagctgatattatataaaattagacaaataatttaaggcgtaaaattataagcgtaaaaattattaaaattattaaaattattaaatttattaaatttattaaatttattaaaattattaaaattattaaaattattgaaattattaaaattataagcgtaaaatcatgtgtgttaaatatatgttctggccccccgcacaattttgttaactcaatgcggcccatgagtcaaaaagtttgcccacccctgatctaaataatGATCCAAAACAACCAAAATCTTAAATATGTTCTACTTATGTGTCATCGAAATAACCTTCAGGCGTTCCTCCAGGTAGAGTTTGGTGTCCAGCATGTGGCGTTCATAAGATGCACCGTGAGTGGTCACCAGCTCTGCAGCCTAGCAGACGCATATGTGTGTATAAGTGTAAAATGATGCatcattatatactgtatatgaaaaagTCTttaccccccctttttttgtcatacttacatgtttcacatcaaatagattgaaatattagtctatgacaacacaactgaacacaaaatgcagtttttaaatgtaactATTTATAATTAAGTAGGACTTTTTAATTTAGCAAACATACCTTACCCAGTCCAGCAATCATTGGTGTGTTTTCAGTCCTGCAACGTTACAAAAAGGAGATATGCTTAATGCAACTCTCACTGTTTCATGCATATACAGTAAGATATTTACCCCGGTCTAAAATTCCTCTCCTGTCCACCGCCAAACAGCATCGGATAAAGCGGCGTTGTCACTCCAGGGCCGTTCACAAACAACGCACCGATCCGTGGGGCATAAAACTGAACAATTAAAACCATTACTGTCTGGGCGTGGCATCATAAAAGTGTTTCAGCAAACAAAGTCTCCAACCTTGTGACCCACGATGGTGAGGTAATCCACGCCCAGGTCGCGTACATCCACTTGGATCTTCCCCAGAGCCTGGGCAGCATCCGTGTGCAGGAGGATGCGAAGACGCTGGCTCTGCTTGTTCAGACTTTTGACTCTCTGGCAGACCTCACGGACAGGCTGCAGGAAAGCAATCCCATTATAAAGTGTACATGAGTGAGAGCCAATAGCACCAGAAATTAGTAGTGGGCTccacacataaataaatgtatgggaaacacttatTTGCCAATCAGATAGTAAATGTATTCCTACATCTGCACCAGATTTGCATCAAAATGTAGTGGTTTCTTCCTTGGCCCGTGCCTACACCCTCCAAAGAGATCTTGTTGAAGTCAAATCCATCTTCATTGTGTAATCTTGCTCCCAAGCAAACCAACGGCAAGTAAAGTATATGTGAAAT is a window of Doryrhamphus excisus isolate RoL2022-K1 chromosome 5, RoL_Dexc_1.0, whole genome shotgun sequence DNA encoding:
- the scly gene encoding selenocysteine lyase isoform X1, which encodes MVDHCDGDAKGDAFHYAELNRDRIYMDYNATTPLEPEVVQAISEALQDAWGNPSSSYQAGIKAKAIISQSRENVARMVGGKAEDIIFTSGGTEANNMVLHTALEHFRRHSNGKLPHIITSNVEHDSIKLVAEHLQRDGKVDVTFVPVSTVTGQVEVSDVLAAVRPGTCLVTIMLANNETGVIMPVREVCQRVKSLNKQSQRLRILLHTDAAQALGKIQVDVRDLGVDYLTIVGHKFYAPRIGALFVNGPGVTTPLYPMLFGGGQERNFRPGTENTPMIAGLGKAAELVTTHGASYERHMLDTKLYLEERLKATFKDKLRFNSHFVGSEQLPNTCNVSILGAGLQGWRVLSHCKKLQASVGAACHSDRGDRPSHILLSCGVCPEVAANSLRLSVGRRTCKTHVDEVVEDLKNAVELLEQTK